The sequence AGCAAACAAAGTACAGATATCTGAAAATATTGCTGAAGTACAAATTAACCATGATGTCAATATTTATATACCACTGCCTCCTATTGAAACAAAtgcaattgtatttaatttataatGAATGTGTTTGTGTATATGCTTGGTTTGCAGCGTCAGTTCCACCAATAGGAGGCTGAATGAGTTGTCCAAACACAATCCTTTGTGGAGGTCGTTGTGCTCTAAACACTGGCTGATCACAGAGTAAGTCACTCATGGTTGTATGACTGGGCGATGCCGCCTTTAAATGAAATCTCAatttattttccacaaaaattcactttaaagttactttttttcccctgcatcCTACAAGGACAAAAGAAATGCATGTGACAGTCAAaacaagttttcattttttcaaatgttttttcctctttctgtGATTTACTTTTCTTGATACTGAACAAGCTGCTGTTGTTTAATTTTGCTTTGATGTTTAGTGACGAGCGGCTGCATAGTGGCCAGTCGTGGTTCACAGTCTTCAAGGAGTACTACGCGGACCTGGGCCGCTACATCCAGCACTACTCTGTGCTGAAGAGAGCCTGGGAACAGCTCACCAGTTTCCTGCGGCAAAGATGTCCACGCATGATCGCGTCCCTTAAAGGTGATGTCACGAGAGGATCTCATCGCAGCCTCTTGTCTTGTTTCCTAATGTTTGGTTTCCGTCCATTTGGGTGTCCAGAAGGCACTACGGAGGCCGAGCTGGCCAGCATCGAGGCTCAGATCGGCTGCCGCCTACCGGACGACTATCGATGCTCGTACCGCATCCACAATGGCCAGATGCTCGTCATCCCTGGGTCAGTATGTCGGCGCCTGTCTGTGCGTGTCTCCGCATGCGTGTCCTCATGCATTTGCATCCACGTGCAGGCTGATGGGTAGCATGTCGCTGTCCAATCACTATCGCTCGGAGGTGTTGCTGGACGTGGAAACGGCGGCGGGGGGGTTCCAGCAGAGGAAGGGGATGAGACGCTGCCTCCCGCTCACCTTCTGCTTCCACACGGGCCTCAGCCAATACATGGCCTTGGAGCACACGGAAGGCCGCCACATGTTTGAGAGCTTCTACCCCTGCCCGGTTTGTACACGGCATGCCAGAAGAACGCTCCGGGGGTGTCACCTCACTGATGCTTGCGTGATTTTCACTTTCTTTCTTCCAGGATCAGACAGCTCAGGATCCCTCAGCTGTAGACATGTTCATCACAGGTGGGTTTATTGCTGTGCTTGCTAACATGTTGACATGGGGTTTTGTAAAAAATGTAGAAACATGTTTGTGTTTAGGTTCTTCCTTTTTGGAGTGGTTCACCACCTATGTCAACAACGTGGTTACGGGAGAGTACCCCATCATCCGAGACCAGATCTTCAGGTATAAGATTTCATGCTTATTTGCAGGTTTTGCGGTCTGAGCAAAAAATTATTGACCCCAATACTCCCCAAAAAAGCTTTTGAATTGCCTGTATTACGGTTTTGCAgactataaatatacttaaaccCAAAACACTTGATATATGAtattcttttttcccccaaatttaTTATCAGCACCTTCTGTATTTAAGATGTGCCACAAATAGAGAGGAGAGGAGGCACAGTTTTGTCCCTCATTTGGACGTGGTTGAATGCAGCGATACGCAATCTGTGAGACCATTTGAGTATTATGACTACAGATTCTCTCAAGTGATACGTTCAAGAATTACTGGCCAAGTACAATTCAGTTCATTTGTGTAAGTGTTTAACGTTTAAGTTTAATACATGTCTAATTAATATTTATAAAGTAACAAAGAAATAATTGATCTGAATAATTGGGTGCGAAGGGTTAtgcgtctgtgtgccctgcgattggttggcgaccagttcaggctgTTACCCTGCCTCTCGACCATTgagagctgggataggctccagcatgcccgT is a genomic window of Festucalex cinctus isolate MCC-2025b chromosome 2, RoL_Fcin_1.0, whole genome shotgun sequence containing:
- the fbxo3 gene encoding F-box only protein 3 isoform X2, which gives rise to MATEFRMELLPSDPLLHILSFLDFRDLIHVSSTNRRLNELSKHNPLWRSLCSKHWLITDDERLHSGQSWFTVFKEYYADLGRYIQHYSVLKRAWEQLTSFLRQRCPRMIASLKEGTTEAELASIEAQIGCRLPDDYRCSYRIHNGQMLVIPGLMGSMSLSNHYRSEVLLDVETAAGGFQQRKGMRRCLPLTFCFHTGLSQYMALEHTEGRHMFESFYPCPDQTAQDPSAVDMFITGSSFLEWFTTYVNNVVTGEYPIIRDQIFRYVHDKSCVTTTGDITVSVSTSFLPELSSVHPPHFFFTYRIRIEMASGAPPEVACQLDSRYWKITTSDGNVEEVQGPGVVGEFPVMTPGKVHEYASCTTFSTPSEYMEGHYTFHRLDNKEVFNVAIPRFQMVCPPFREPTLRTDSSDYMSDINGHDGSNCGDGDQDNYNRLRAIDMAALEGAWCPRHI